A window from Macaca fascicularis isolate 582-1 chromosome 20, T2T-MFA8v1.1 encodes these proteins:
- the TELO2 gene encoding telomere length regulation protein TEL2 homolog isoform X1 — MEPAPSGVRLVVREAIQTLSSSEDGGHIFSTLESLKRYLSEMEPPALPREKEEFASAHFSPVLRCLASRLSPAWLELLPDGRLEELWASFFLEGPADQAFLVLMETIEGTAGPSFRLMKMARLLARFLREGRLAVLMEVQCRQQTQPGFPLLRETLLGKVVALPDHLGNRLQRENLAEFFPQNYFRLLGEEVVRVLQAVADSLQVTAGFRGPTVLRWQGGLDSSVSFVAQVLGKACVHGRQQEMLGVLVPRLAALTQGSYLHQRVCWRLVEQVPDRAMEAVLTGLVEAAPGPEVLSRLLGNLVVKNKKAQFVMTRKLLFLQSRLTTPMLQSLLGYLAMDSQRRPLLLQVLKELLETWGSSSAICHTPLPQQRHVSKAVLICLAHLREPELRDSRDELLASMMAGVKCRLDSSLPPVRCLGMVVAEVISARIHPEGPPLKFQYEEDELSLELLALASPQPAGNGASEAGISLAPATAEPPAETPTEIVDGGGPEAQLAGFDSELDSDDEFVPYDMSGDRELKSSKAPAYVRDCVEALTTSEDVERWEAALRALEGLVYRSPTATREVSVELAKVLLHLEEKTCVVGFAGLRQRALVAVTVTDPARVADYLTSQFYALNYSLRQRMDILDVLTLAAQELSRPGCLGRAPQPGSPSPNTQCLPAAAASQPGSAVTSDWRVVVEERIRSKTRRISKGGPRQGPAGGPSRFSSVAGHFFFPLLQHFDRPVVTFDLLGDDQLVLGRLTHTLGALMYLAVNTTVAVAMGKALLEFVWALRFHVDAYVRQGLLSAVSSVLLSVPAARLLEDLLDELLEAQSWLAGTSPRGLQVLPHPAILASLGSSCGQRSPQGSPGSRLQETLTWLRKTRTKTAGRWH, encoded by the exons ATGGAGCCAGCACCCTCAGGGGTCCGACTGGTCGTCCGGGAAGCCATTCAGACCCTCTCATCTTCGGAGGATGGCGGCCACATCTTCAGCACCCTGGAGTCCCTGAAGCGGTATCTCAGTGAGATGGAGCCTCCAGCGCTCCCGAGGGAGAAGGAGGAGTTTGCCTCGGCCCACTTCTCGCCTGTCCTCAGATGTCTTGCCAGCAGGCTGAGCCCGGCCTGGCTGGAGCTGCTGCCGGACGGCCGCCTGGAGGAGCTGTGGGCCAGCTTCTTCCTGGAGGGCCCGGCGGACCAAGCCTTCCTGGTGCTGATGGAGACCATCGAGGGCACTGCCGG CCCCAGCTTCCGGCTGATGAAGATGGCGCGGCTGCTGGCCAGGTTCCTGCGCGAGGGCCGACTGGCAGTGCTGATGGAGGTGCAGTGTCGGCAGCAGACGCAGCCCGGCTTCCCCCTGCTCCGGGAGACGctgctgggcaaggtggtggccCTGCCTGATCACCTGGGCAACCGCCTGCAGCGGGAGAACTTGGCCGAGTTCTTCCCCCAGAACTACTTCCGCCTGCTCGGCGAGGAGGTCGTCCGGGTGCTGCAGGCGGTCGCGGACTCTCTCCAAG TCACTGCTGGTTTCCGGGGCCCAACTGTGCTGCGGTGGCAAG GTGGCCTGGATTCCTCCGTGTCCTTCGTGGCTCAGGTCCTGGGGAAAGCCTGCGTCCACGGGAGGCAGC AGGAGATGCTGGGCGTGCTGGTGCCCCGGCTGGCAGCGCTCACCCAGGGCAGCTACCTGCACCAGCGCGTCTGCTGGCGCCTGGTGGAGCAAGTTCCGGACCGGGCCATGGAGGCGGTGCTGACCGGGCTGGTGGAGGCCGCGCCGGG GCCTGAGGTCCTGTCGAGACTGCTGGGGAACCTGGTGGTGAAGAACAAGAAAGCCCAGTTTGTGATGACCCGGAAGCTTCTGTTCTTACAGTCCCGGCTCACG ACGCCCATGCTGCAGAGCCTGCTGGGCTATCTGGCCATGGACAGCCAGCGGCGCCCACTCCTGCTGCAG GTGCTGAAGGAGCTGTTGGAGACGTGGGGCAGCAGCAGTGCCATCTGCCACACCCCCCTGCCGCAGCAGCGCCATGTCAGCAAGGCTGTCCTCATCTGCCTGGCACACCTCAGGGAGCCGGAGCTGCGCGACAGCCGGGATG AACTGCTGGCCAGCATGATGGCAGGCGTGAAGTGCCGCCTGGACAGCAGCCTGCCCCCCGTGCGCTGCCTGGGCATGGTTGTGGCCGAGGTCATTAGCGCCAGGATCCACCCCGAGGGGCCTCCCCTAAAATTCCAG TACGAAGAGGATGAACTGAGCCTCGagctgctggccttggcctccccacAGCCTGCGGGTAACGGCGCCTCGGAGGCGGG CATCTCCCTCGCTCCAGCCACGGCAGAGCCCCCTGCAGAGACCCCCACAGAGATCGTGGATGGTGGCGGCCCCGAAGCACAGCTGGCAGGCTTTGACTCGGAGCTGGACAG CGATGATGAGTTTGTGCCCTATGACATGTCGGGGGACAGAGAGCTGAAGAGCAGCAAGGCTCCTGCCTACGTCCGGGACTGTGTGGAAG CCCTGACCACATCTGAGGACGTAGAGCGCTGGGAGGCGGCCCTGCGGGCCCTTGAGGGCCTGGTCTACAGGAGCCCCACAGCCACTCGGGAG GTGAGCGTGGAGCTGGCCAAGGTGCTTCTGCATCTGGAGGAGAAGACCTGTGTGGTGGGATTTGCAGGGCTGCGCCAGAGAGCCCTGGTGGCTGTCACGGTCACAGACCCAGCCCGG GTGGCTGACTATCTGACCTCGCAGTTCTATGCCCTCAACTACAGCCTCCGGCAGCGCATGGACATCCTGGAC GTGCTGACTCTGGCTGCCCAGGAGCTGTCTAGGCCTGGGTGCCTCGGGAGGGCTCCCCAGCCTGGCTCCCCAAGTCCCAACACCCAGTGCCTACCAGCGGCAGCCGCCTCTCAGCCTGGCAGTGCCGTGACATCCGACTGGCGGGTGGTGGTGGAGGAGCGGATCAGAAGCAAGACCCGGCGGATCTCCAAG GGTGGCCCGAGGCAGGGCCCAGCAGGTGGCCCCAGCAGATTCAGCTCCGTGGCTGGCCACTTCTTCTTCCCCCTCCTTCAGCACTTTGACAG GCCTGTGGTGACCTTCGACCTCTTGGGAGATGACCAGCTGGTTCTCGGAAGGCTGACGCACACCTTAGGGGCCCTGATGTACCTGGCTGTTAACACCACG GTGGCTGTGGCCATGGGCAAGGCCCTGCTGGAATTCGTGTGGGCCCTTCGCTTCCATGTCGACGC CTATGTGCGCCAGGGGCTGCTGTCGGCCGTCTCCTCCGTCCTGCTCAGCGTGCCTGCCGCACGCCTGCTGGAGGACCTGCTGGACGAGCTGCTGGAAGCCCAGTCCTGGCTGGCGG GCACCTCTCCCAGGGGTCTACAGGTGCTTCCTCACCCTGCGATTCTAGCCAGTCTGGGGAGTAGTTGTGGCCAGCGGAGCCCTCAAGGCTCACCAGGCTCCAGGCTGCAGGAGACCTTG ACGTGGCTGAGAAAGACCCGGACGAAGACTGCAGGACGCTGGCACTGA
- the TELO2 gene encoding telomere length regulation protein TEL2 homolog isoform X6, whose amino-acid sequence MEPAPSGVRLVVREAIQTLSSSEDGGHIFSTLESLKRYLSEMEPPALPREKEEFASAHFSPVLRCLASRLSPAWLELLPDGRLEELWASFFLEGPADQAFLVLMETIEGTAGPSFRLMKMARLLARFLREGRLAVLMEVQCRQQTQPGFPLLRETLLGKVVALPDHLGNRLQRENLAEFFPQNYFRLLGEEVVRVLQAVADSLQGGLDSSVSFVAQVLGKACVHGRQQEMLGVLVPRLAALTQGSYLHQRVCWRLVEQVPDRAMEAVLTGLVEAAPGPEVLSRLLGNLVVKNKKAQFVMTRKLLFLQSRLTTPMLQSLLGYLAMDSQRRPLLLQVLKELLETWGSSSAICHTPLPQQRHVSKAVLICLAHLREPELRDSRDELLASMMAGVKCRLDSSLPPVRCLGMVVAEVISARIHPEGPPLKFQYEEDELSLELLALASPQPAGNGASEAGISLAPATAEPPAETPTEIVDGGGPEAQLAGFDSELDSDDEFVPYDMSGDRELKSSKAPAYVRDCVEALTTSEDVERWEAALRALEGLVYRSPTATREVSVELAKVLLHLEEKTCVVGFAGLRQRALVAVTVTDPARVADYLTSQFYALNYSLRQRMDILDVLTLAAQELSRPGCLGRAPQPGSPSPNTQCLPAAAASQPGSAVTSDWRVVVEERIRSKTRRISKGGPRQGPAGGPSRFSSVAGHFFFPLLQHFDRPVVTFDLLGDDQLVLGRLTHTLGALMYLAVNTTVAVAMGKALLEFVWALRFHVDAYVRQGLLSAVSSVLLSVPAARLLEDLLDELLEAQSWLAGWSALARSWLTAALSSWTQVILPPQPPE is encoded by the exons ATGGAGCCAGCACCCTCAGGGGTCCGACTGGTCGTCCGGGAAGCCATTCAGACCCTCTCATCTTCGGAGGATGGCGGCCACATCTTCAGCACCCTGGAGTCCCTGAAGCGGTATCTCAGTGAGATGGAGCCTCCAGCGCTCCCGAGGGAGAAGGAGGAGTTTGCCTCGGCCCACTTCTCGCCTGTCCTCAGATGTCTTGCCAGCAGGCTGAGCCCGGCCTGGCTGGAGCTGCTGCCGGACGGCCGCCTGGAGGAGCTGTGGGCCAGCTTCTTCCTGGAGGGCCCGGCGGACCAAGCCTTCCTGGTGCTGATGGAGACCATCGAGGGCACTGCCGG CCCCAGCTTCCGGCTGATGAAGATGGCGCGGCTGCTGGCCAGGTTCCTGCGCGAGGGCCGACTGGCAGTGCTGATGGAGGTGCAGTGTCGGCAGCAGACGCAGCCCGGCTTCCCCCTGCTCCGGGAGACGctgctgggcaaggtggtggccCTGCCTGATCACCTGGGCAACCGCCTGCAGCGGGAGAACTTGGCCGAGTTCTTCCCCCAGAACTACTTCCGCCTGCTCGGCGAGGAGGTCGTCCGGGTGCTGCAGGCGGTCGCGGACTCTCTCCAAG GTGGCCTGGATTCCTCCGTGTCCTTCGTGGCTCAGGTCCTGGGGAAAGCCTGCGTCCACGGGAGGCAGC AGGAGATGCTGGGCGTGCTGGTGCCCCGGCTGGCAGCGCTCACCCAGGGCAGCTACCTGCACCAGCGCGTCTGCTGGCGCCTGGTGGAGCAAGTTCCGGACCGGGCCATGGAGGCGGTGCTGACCGGGCTGGTGGAGGCCGCGCCGGG GCCTGAGGTCCTGTCGAGACTGCTGGGGAACCTGGTGGTGAAGAACAAGAAAGCCCAGTTTGTGATGACCCGGAAGCTTCTGTTCTTACAGTCCCGGCTCACG ACGCCCATGCTGCAGAGCCTGCTGGGCTATCTGGCCATGGACAGCCAGCGGCGCCCACTCCTGCTGCAG GTGCTGAAGGAGCTGTTGGAGACGTGGGGCAGCAGCAGTGCCATCTGCCACACCCCCCTGCCGCAGCAGCGCCATGTCAGCAAGGCTGTCCTCATCTGCCTGGCACACCTCAGGGAGCCGGAGCTGCGCGACAGCCGGGATG AACTGCTGGCCAGCATGATGGCAGGCGTGAAGTGCCGCCTGGACAGCAGCCTGCCCCCCGTGCGCTGCCTGGGCATGGTTGTGGCCGAGGTCATTAGCGCCAGGATCCACCCCGAGGGGCCTCCCCTAAAATTCCAG TACGAAGAGGATGAACTGAGCCTCGagctgctggccttggcctccccacAGCCTGCGGGTAACGGCGCCTCGGAGGCGGG CATCTCCCTCGCTCCAGCCACGGCAGAGCCCCCTGCAGAGACCCCCACAGAGATCGTGGATGGTGGCGGCCCCGAAGCACAGCTGGCAGGCTTTGACTCGGAGCTGGACAG CGATGATGAGTTTGTGCCCTATGACATGTCGGGGGACAGAGAGCTGAAGAGCAGCAAGGCTCCTGCCTACGTCCGGGACTGTGTGGAAG CCCTGACCACATCTGAGGACGTAGAGCGCTGGGAGGCGGCCCTGCGGGCCCTTGAGGGCCTGGTCTACAGGAGCCCCACAGCCACTCGGGAG GTGAGCGTGGAGCTGGCCAAGGTGCTTCTGCATCTGGAGGAGAAGACCTGTGTGGTGGGATTTGCAGGGCTGCGCCAGAGAGCCCTGGTGGCTGTCACGGTCACAGACCCAGCCCGG GTGGCTGACTATCTGACCTCGCAGTTCTATGCCCTCAACTACAGCCTCCGGCAGCGCATGGACATCCTGGAC GTGCTGACTCTGGCTGCCCAGGAGCTGTCTAGGCCTGGGTGCCTCGGGAGGGCTCCCCAGCCTGGCTCCCCAAGTCCCAACACCCAGTGCCTACCAGCGGCAGCCGCCTCTCAGCCTGGCAGTGCCGTGACATCCGACTGGCGGGTGGTGGTGGAGGAGCGGATCAGAAGCAAGACCCGGCGGATCTCCAAG GGTGGCCCGAGGCAGGGCCCAGCAGGTGGCCCCAGCAGATTCAGCTCCGTGGCTGGCCACTTCTTCTTCCCCCTCCTTCAGCACTTTGACAG GCCTGTGGTGACCTTCGACCTCTTGGGAGATGACCAGCTGGTTCTCGGAAGGCTGACGCACACCTTAGGGGCCCTGATGTACCTGGCTGTTAACACCACG GTGGCTGTGGCCATGGGCAAGGCCCTGCTGGAATTCGTGTGGGCCCTTCGCTTCCATGTCGACGC CTATGTGCGCCAGGGGCTGCTGTCGGCCGTCTCCTCCGTCCTGCTCAGCGTGCCTGCCGCACGCCTGCTGGAGGACCTGCTGGACGAGCTGCTGGAAGCCCAGTCCTGGCTGGCGG gttggagtgcactggcacgatcttggctcactgcagccttgagctcctggactcaagtgatcctcccacctcagcctcctgagtag
- the TELO2 gene encoding telomere length regulation protein TEL2 homolog isoform X2, translating to MEPAPSGVRLVVREAIQTLSSSEDGGHIFSTLESLKRYLSEMEPPALPREKEEFASAHFSPVLRCLASRLSPAWLELLPDGRLEELWASFFLEGPADQAFLVLMETIEGTAGPSFRLMKMARLLARFLREGRLAVLMEVQCRQQTQPGFPLLRETLLGKVVALPDHLGNRLQRENLAEFFPQNYFRLLGEEVVRVLQAVADSLQGGLDSSVSFVAQVLGKACVHGRQQEMLGVLVPRLAALTQGSYLHQRVCWRLVEQVPDRAMEAVLTGLVEAAPGPEVLSRLLGNLVVKNKKAQFVMTRKLLFLQSRLTTPMLQSLLGYLAMDSQRRPLLLQVLKELLETWGSSSAICHTPLPQQRHVSKAVLICLAHLREPELRDSRDELLASMMAGVKCRLDSSLPPVRCLGMVVAEVISARIHPEGPPLKFQYEEDELSLELLALASPQPAGNGASEAGISLAPATAEPPAETPTEIVDGGGPEAQLAGFDSELDSDDEFVPYDMSGDRELKSSKAPAYVRDCVEALTTSEDVERWEAALRALEGLVYRSPTATREVSVELAKVLLHLEEKTCVVGFAGLRQRALVAVTVTDPARVADYLTSQFYALNYSLRQRMDILDVLTLAAQELSRPGCLGRAPQPGSPSPNTQCLPAAAASQPGSAVTSDWRVVVEERIRSKTRRISKGGPRQGPAGGPSRFSSVAGHFFFPLLQHFDRPVVTFDLLGDDQLVLGRLTHTLGALMYLAVNTTVAVAMGKALLEFVWALRFHVDAYVRQGLLSAVSSVLLSVPAARLLEDLLDELLEAQSWLAGTSPRGLQVLPHPAILASLGSSCGQRSPQGSPGSRLQETLTWLRKTRTKTAGRWH from the exons ATGGAGCCAGCACCCTCAGGGGTCCGACTGGTCGTCCGGGAAGCCATTCAGACCCTCTCATCTTCGGAGGATGGCGGCCACATCTTCAGCACCCTGGAGTCCCTGAAGCGGTATCTCAGTGAGATGGAGCCTCCAGCGCTCCCGAGGGAGAAGGAGGAGTTTGCCTCGGCCCACTTCTCGCCTGTCCTCAGATGTCTTGCCAGCAGGCTGAGCCCGGCCTGGCTGGAGCTGCTGCCGGACGGCCGCCTGGAGGAGCTGTGGGCCAGCTTCTTCCTGGAGGGCCCGGCGGACCAAGCCTTCCTGGTGCTGATGGAGACCATCGAGGGCACTGCCGG CCCCAGCTTCCGGCTGATGAAGATGGCGCGGCTGCTGGCCAGGTTCCTGCGCGAGGGCCGACTGGCAGTGCTGATGGAGGTGCAGTGTCGGCAGCAGACGCAGCCCGGCTTCCCCCTGCTCCGGGAGACGctgctgggcaaggtggtggccCTGCCTGATCACCTGGGCAACCGCCTGCAGCGGGAGAACTTGGCCGAGTTCTTCCCCCAGAACTACTTCCGCCTGCTCGGCGAGGAGGTCGTCCGGGTGCTGCAGGCGGTCGCGGACTCTCTCCAAG GTGGCCTGGATTCCTCCGTGTCCTTCGTGGCTCAGGTCCTGGGGAAAGCCTGCGTCCACGGGAGGCAGC AGGAGATGCTGGGCGTGCTGGTGCCCCGGCTGGCAGCGCTCACCCAGGGCAGCTACCTGCACCAGCGCGTCTGCTGGCGCCTGGTGGAGCAAGTTCCGGACCGGGCCATGGAGGCGGTGCTGACCGGGCTGGTGGAGGCCGCGCCGGG GCCTGAGGTCCTGTCGAGACTGCTGGGGAACCTGGTGGTGAAGAACAAGAAAGCCCAGTTTGTGATGACCCGGAAGCTTCTGTTCTTACAGTCCCGGCTCACG ACGCCCATGCTGCAGAGCCTGCTGGGCTATCTGGCCATGGACAGCCAGCGGCGCCCACTCCTGCTGCAG GTGCTGAAGGAGCTGTTGGAGACGTGGGGCAGCAGCAGTGCCATCTGCCACACCCCCCTGCCGCAGCAGCGCCATGTCAGCAAGGCTGTCCTCATCTGCCTGGCACACCTCAGGGAGCCGGAGCTGCGCGACAGCCGGGATG AACTGCTGGCCAGCATGATGGCAGGCGTGAAGTGCCGCCTGGACAGCAGCCTGCCCCCCGTGCGCTGCCTGGGCATGGTTGTGGCCGAGGTCATTAGCGCCAGGATCCACCCCGAGGGGCCTCCCCTAAAATTCCAG TACGAAGAGGATGAACTGAGCCTCGagctgctggccttggcctccccacAGCCTGCGGGTAACGGCGCCTCGGAGGCGGG CATCTCCCTCGCTCCAGCCACGGCAGAGCCCCCTGCAGAGACCCCCACAGAGATCGTGGATGGTGGCGGCCCCGAAGCACAGCTGGCAGGCTTTGACTCGGAGCTGGACAG CGATGATGAGTTTGTGCCCTATGACATGTCGGGGGACAGAGAGCTGAAGAGCAGCAAGGCTCCTGCCTACGTCCGGGACTGTGTGGAAG CCCTGACCACATCTGAGGACGTAGAGCGCTGGGAGGCGGCCCTGCGGGCCCTTGAGGGCCTGGTCTACAGGAGCCCCACAGCCACTCGGGAG GTGAGCGTGGAGCTGGCCAAGGTGCTTCTGCATCTGGAGGAGAAGACCTGTGTGGTGGGATTTGCAGGGCTGCGCCAGAGAGCCCTGGTGGCTGTCACGGTCACAGACCCAGCCCGG GTGGCTGACTATCTGACCTCGCAGTTCTATGCCCTCAACTACAGCCTCCGGCAGCGCATGGACATCCTGGAC GTGCTGACTCTGGCTGCCCAGGAGCTGTCTAGGCCTGGGTGCCTCGGGAGGGCTCCCCAGCCTGGCTCCCCAAGTCCCAACACCCAGTGCCTACCAGCGGCAGCCGCCTCTCAGCCTGGCAGTGCCGTGACATCCGACTGGCGGGTGGTGGTGGAGGAGCGGATCAGAAGCAAGACCCGGCGGATCTCCAAG GGTGGCCCGAGGCAGGGCCCAGCAGGTGGCCCCAGCAGATTCAGCTCCGTGGCTGGCCACTTCTTCTTCCCCCTCCTTCAGCACTTTGACAG GCCTGTGGTGACCTTCGACCTCTTGGGAGATGACCAGCTGGTTCTCGGAAGGCTGACGCACACCTTAGGGGCCCTGATGTACCTGGCTGTTAACACCACG GTGGCTGTGGCCATGGGCAAGGCCCTGCTGGAATTCGTGTGGGCCCTTCGCTTCCATGTCGACGC CTATGTGCGCCAGGGGCTGCTGTCGGCCGTCTCCTCCGTCCTGCTCAGCGTGCCTGCCGCACGCCTGCTGGAGGACCTGCTGGACGAGCTGCTGGAAGCCCAGTCCTGGCTGGCGG GCACCTCTCCCAGGGGTCTACAGGTGCTTCCTCACCCTGCGATTCTAGCCAGTCTGGGGAGTAGTTGTGGCCAGCGGAGCCCTCAAGGCTCACCAGGCTCCAGGCTGCAGGAGACCTTG ACGTGGCTGAGAAAGACCCGGACGAAGACTGCAGGACGCTGGCACTGA
- the TELO2 gene encoding telomere length regulation protein TEL2 homolog isoform X5: protein MEPAPSGVRLVVREAIQTLSSSEDGGHIFSTLESLKRYLSEMEPPALPREKEEFASAHFSPVLRCLASRLSPAWLELLPDGRLEELWASFFLEGPADQAFLVLMETIEGTAGPSFRLMKMARLLARFLREGRLAVLMEVQCRQQTQPGFPLLRETLLGKVVALPDHLGNRLQRENLAEFFPQNYFRLLGEEVVRVLQAVADSLQGGLDSSVSFVAQVLGKACVHGRQQEMLGVLVPRLAALTQGSYLHQRVCWRLVEQVPDRAMEAVLTGLVEAAPGPEVLSRLLGNLVVKNKKAQFVMTRKLLFLQSRLTTPMLQSLLGYLAMDSQRRPLLLQVLKELLETWGSSSAICHTPLPQQRHVSKAVLICLAHLREPELRDSRDELLASMMAGVKCRLDSSLPPVRCLGMVVAEVISARIHPEGPPLKFQYEEDELSLELLALASPQPAGNGASEAGISLAPATAEPPAETPTEIVDGGGPEAQLAGFDSELDSDDEFVPYDMSGDRELKSSKAPAYVRDCVEALTTSEDVERWEAALRALEGLVYRSPTATREVSVELAKVLLHLEEKTCVVGFAGLRQRALVAVTVTDPARVADYLTSQFYALNYSLRQRMDILDVLTLAAQELSRPGCLGRAPQPGSPSPNTQCLPAAAASQPGSAVTSDWRVVVEERIRSKTRRISKGGPRQGPAGGPSRFSSVAGHFFFPLLQHFDRPVVTFDLLGDDQLVLGRLTHTLGALMYLAVNTTVAVAMGKALLEFVWALRFHVDAYVRQGLLSAVSSVLLSVPAARLLEDLLDELLEAQSWLADVAEKDPDEDCRTLALRALLLLQRLKNRLLPAASP, encoded by the exons ATGGAGCCAGCACCCTCAGGGGTCCGACTGGTCGTCCGGGAAGCCATTCAGACCCTCTCATCTTCGGAGGATGGCGGCCACATCTTCAGCACCCTGGAGTCCCTGAAGCGGTATCTCAGTGAGATGGAGCCTCCAGCGCTCCCGAGGGAGAAGGAGGAGTTTGCCTCGGCCCACTTCTCGCCTGTCCTCAGATGTCTTGCCAGCAGGCTGAGCCCGGCCTGGCTGGAGCTGCTGCCGGACGGCCGCCTGGAGGAGCTGTGGGCCAGCTTCTTCCTGGAGGGCCCGGCGGACCAAGCCTTCCTGGTGCTGATGGAGACCATCGAGGGCACTGCCGG CCCCAGCTTCCGGCTGATGAAGATGGCGCGGCTGCTGGCCAGGTTCCTGCGCGAGGGCCGACTGGCAGTGCTGATGGAGGTGCAGTGTCGGCAGCAGACGCAGCCCGGCTTCCCCCTGCTCCGGGAGACGctgctgggcaaggtggtggccCTGCCTGATCACCTGGGCAACCGCCTGCAGCGGGAGAACTTGGCCGAGTTCTTCCCCCAGAACTACTTCCGCCTGCTCGGCGAGGAGGTCGTCCGGGTGCTGCAGGCGGTCGCGGACTCTCTCCAAG GTGGCCTGGATTCCTCCGTGTCCTTCGTGGCTCAGGTCCTGGGGAAAGCCTGCGTCCACGGGAGGCAGC AGGAGATGCTGGGCGTGCTGGTGCCCCGGCTGGCAGCGCTCACCCAGGGCAGCTACCTGCACCAGCGCGTCTGCTGGCGCCTGGTGGAGCAAGTTCCGGACCGGGCCATGGAGGCGGTGCTGACCGGGCTGGTGGAGGCCGCGCCGGG GCCTGAGGTCCTGTCGAGACTGCTGGGGAACCTGGTGGTGAAGAACAAGAAAGCCCAGTTTGTGATGACCCGGAAGCTTCTGTTCTTACAGTCCCGGCTCACG ACGCCCATGCTGCAGAGCCTGCTGGGCTATCTGGCCATGGACAGCCAGCGGCGCCCACTCCTGCTGCAG GTGCTGAAGGAGCTGTTGGAGACGTGGGGCAGCAGCAGTGCCATCTGCCACACCCCCCTGCCGCAGCAGCGCCATGTCAGCAAGGCTGTCCTCATCTGCCTGGCACACCTCAGGGAGCCGGAGCTGCGCGACAGCCGGGATG AACTGCTGGCCAGCATGATGGCAGGCGTGAAGTGCCGCCTGGACAGCAGCCTGCCCCCCGTGCGCTGCCTGGGCATGGTTGTGGCCGAGGTCATTAGCGCCAGGATCCACCCCGAGGGGCCTCCCCTAAAATTCCAG TACGAAGAGGATGAACTGAGCCTCGagctgctggccttggcctccccacAGCCTGCGGGTAACGGCGCCTCGGAGGCGGG CATCTCCCTCGCTCCAGCCACGGCAGAGCCCCCTGCAGAGACCCCCACAGAGATCGTGGATGGTGGCGGCCCCGAAGCACAGCTGGCAGGCTTTGACTCGGAGCTGGACAG CGATGATGAGTTTGTGCCCTATGACATGTCGGGGGACAGAGAGCTGAAGAGCAGCAAGGCTCCTGCCTACGTCCGGGACTGTGTGGAAG CCCTGACCACATCTGAGGACGTAGAGCGCTGGGAGGCGGCCCTGCGGGCCCTTGAGGGCCTGGTCTACAGGAGCCCCACAGCCACTCGGGAG GTGAGCGTGGAGCTGGCCAAGGTGCTTCTGCATCTGGAGGAGAAGACCTGTGTGGTGGGATTTGCAGGGCTGCGCCAGAGAGCCCTGGTGGCTGTCACGGTCACAGACCCAGCCCGG GTGGCTGACTATCTGACCTCGCAGTTCTATGCCCTCAACTACAGCCTCCGGCAGCGCATGGACATCCTGGAC GTGCTGACTCTGGCTGCCCAGGAGCTGTCTAGGCCTGGGTGCCTCGGGAGGGCTCCCCAGCCTGGCTCCCCAAGTCCCAACACCCAGTGCCTACCAGCGGCAGCCGCCTCTCAGCCTGGCAGTGCCGTGACATCCGACTGGCGGGTGGTGGTGGAGGAGCGGATCAGAAGCAAGACCCGGCGGATCTCCAAG GGTGGCCCGAGGCAGGGCCCAGCAGGTGGCCCCAGCAGATTCAGCTCCGTGGCTGGCCACTTCTTCTTCCCCCTCCTTCAGCACTTTGACAG GCCTGTGGTGACCTTCGACCTCTTGGGAGATGACCAGCTGGTTCTCGGAAGGCTGACGCACACCTTAGGGGCCCTGATGTACCTGGCTGTTAACACCACG GTGGCTGTGGCCATGGGCAAGGCCCTGCTGGAATTCGTGTGGGCCCTTCGCTTCCATGTCGACGC CTATGTGCGCCAGGGGCTGCTGTCGGCCGTCTCCTCCGTCCTGCTCAGCGTGCCTGCCGCACGCCTGCTGGAGGACCTGCTGGACGAGCTGCTGGAAGCCCAGTCCTGGCTGGCGG ACGTGGCTGAGAAAGACCCGGACGAAGACTGCAGGACGCTGGCACTGAGGGCCCTGTTGCTTCTGCAGAGACTCAAGAACAGGCTCCTCCCAGCCGCATCTCCCTAG